A window of the Camelus dromedarius isolate mCamDro1 chromosome 5, mCamDro1.pat, whole genome shotgun sequence genome harbors these coding sequences:
- the LOC105096994 gene encoding LOW QUALITY PROTEIN: olfactory receptor 6J1 (The sequence of the model RefSeq protein was modified relative to this genomic sequence to represent the inferred CDS: inserted 4 bases in 3 codons; substituted 2 bases at 2 genomic stop codons), protein MENQTASVMEFILLGLPLSRQVELLFLVLLLPTFLLTLLGNLLIIXVLSYPRLHIPMYFFLCNLSVLDILFTSVISPKVLANLVSGDKTIXFAGCITQCYFYFFLGTVEFLLLTVMSCDLYAAICYPLRYSTIMRPPVCIGTVGFSWVGGFLSVLFPTNLISQLPFCDSNIINHFFCDSGPLLALACADTTAIELMDFMFXSMVILCCIVLVAYSCTYIVLTVVRXPSASGRKKAFNPCASPXTIVVISGSITVFIYVTPSQKDNLEINKIPSVLSSVVAPFLNPFIYTLRNEMVLGVLRDVWVRVRAVWGKRMRTMLRGRLSSNRDHTGGASLSSSSLPHIHCANPQY, encoded by the exons ATGGAAAATCAGACTGCCTCGGTGATGGAGTTTATTTTGCTGGGACTTCCTCTCAGCAGGCAGGTGGAGCTGCTGttcctggtgctgctgctgcccaCGTTCCTGCTGACGCTCCTGGGGAACCTGCTGATCAT TGTGCTATCCTACCCCCGCCTCCACatccccatgtacttcttcctgtgCAACCTCTCTGTCCTGGACATCCTCTTCACCTCTGTCATCTCTCCAAAAGTACTGGCCAACTTAGTGTCTGGGGATAAAACCATCTAATTTGCTGGCTGCATCACCCAGTGTTATTTCTACTTCTTCCTGGGCACGGTAGAGTTTCTCCTGCTGACAGTTATGTCGTGTGATCTCTACGCCGCCATCTGCTACCCCCTGAGATACAGCACCATCATGAGGCCTCCGGTCTGCATTGGGACTGTTGGGTTCTCTTGGGTAGGAGGCTTCCTATCTGTGCTCTTTCCCACCAACCTCATCTCCCAGCTGCCCTTCTGTGACTCCAACATCATTAACCATTTCTTCTGTGACAGTGGGCCCTTGCTGGCCCTGGCCTGTGCAGACACCACTGCCATCGAGCTGATGGATTTTATGTTTTAGTCCATGGTCATCCTCTGCTGCATAGTCCTTGTGGCCTATTCCTGTACGTACATCGTTTTGACAGTAGTCC GTCCTTCTGCAAGTGGAAGGAAGAAGGCCTTCAACCCCTGTGCTTCCC CAACCATAGTTGTGATTTCTGGCAGCATCACGGTGTTTATCTATGTGACTCCCTCCCAGAAAGACAATCTGGAGATCAACAAGATCCCTTCAGTCCTGAGCAGTGTTGTGGCTCCATTCCTCAACCCCTTTATATATACTCTGAGGAATGAGATGGTGTTGGGGGTCCTCAGGGATGTGTGGGTCAGGGTTCGAGCTGTCTGGGGAAAGAGGATGAGGACAATGCTAAGGGGCAGGTTGTCCTCCAACAGAGACCACACAGGAGGGGctagtctctcttcctcttcactACCGCATATCCATTGTGCAAATCCCCAGTATTAA